From one Variovorax sp. PBL-H6 genomic stretch:
- a CDS encoding glycerate kinase, which translates to MQSMNFGKIFIPLAGLLLLGASYRAYGWPGVAFAGGAIIMFLLMHFNRTMQVLKRAADRPIGTVASAVMLNAKLKPKVTLLHVIAMTRALGEQRTPKDAQPEVYRWTDNGGSWVDATFVNGKLTEWQLVRPEAPAENEGQPAAPPSADAVKPGAADALRPPV; encoded by the coding sequence ATGCAGTCCATGAATTTCGGGAAAATCTTCATCCCTCTCGCAGGGCTGCTTCTGCTCGGCGCGTCCTATCGCGCCTATGGCTGGCCTGGCGTCGCCTTCGCCGGAGGTGCCATCATCATGTTCCTGCTGATGCACTTCAATCGCACGATGCAGGTGCTGAAGCGCGCGGCCGACCGGCCCATTGGCACGGTGGCGAGTGCGGTGATGCTCAACGCCAAGCTCAAGCCCAAGGTGACCCTGCTCCACGTGATCGCAATGACCCGCGCGCTCGGCGAGCAGCGCACGCCCAAGGATGCGCAGCCCGAGGTCTACCGCTGGACCGACAACGGCGGCTCCTGGGTCGATGCCACCTTCGTCAACGGAAAGCTGACCGAATGGCAACTGGTGCGGCCGGAGGCACCGGCCGAGAACGAGGGGCAGCCGGCCGCTCCGCCGAGCGCCGACGCCGTCAAGCCCGGTGCCGCGGATGCACTGCGGCCGCCGGTGTAG
- a CDS encoding recombination-associated protein RdgC, whose protein sequence is MSVFKNVIVYRIESTWSQTLTDAEQRLDAFRFVPCSPSQEKAAGWTEPRGQEHGPLVESVGGQWLLEYMIESKTLPGSVVRRKVEERAAQIEATTGRKPGKKEKKELKEDITQELLPLAFTRHVRIAVWIDPAARRLVVNASNAARADEVVTSLVKALEGFAVAQINTQVEPAVAMSDWLSTQEPPAGFTIDRECELKATDESKAVVRYAKHPLDIDEVRQHIADGKRPTRLAMTWDDRVSFELTEGMQLRKIVFIEGTLDETPGSAKEDNFDADAAIATGELGQLVPELIEALGGEMQLGAAPVDAPPKASAPAEELADESAPF, encoded by the coding sequence GTGTCCGTCTTCAAGAACGTCATCGTCTATCGCATCGAATCCACGTGGTCGCAAACGCTCACCGACGCCGAGCAGCGCCTGGACGCCTTTCGCTTCGTGCCCTGCAGCCCCTCGCAGGAGAAAGCCGCCGGCTGGACCGAGCCCCGCGGCCAGGAACACGGGCCACTGGTCGAATCCGTCGGCGGCCAATGGCTGCTCGAATACATGATCGAGAGCAAGACCCTTCCGGGCTCCGTGGTGCGCCGCAAGGTCGAGGAGCGCGCCGCGCAGATCGAGGCCACCACCGGCCGCAAGCCCGGCAAGAAGGAGAAGAAGGAGCTCAAGGAGGACATCACGCAGGAGCTGCTGCCGCTGGCCTTCACCCGCCATGTGCGCATCGCGGTCTGGATCGATCCGGCCGCGCGCCGACTGGTCGTGAATGCGAGCAACGCGGCGCGCGCCGACGAGGTCGTGACCAGCCTGGTGAAGGCACTGGAAGGCTTCGCGGTAGCGCAGATCAACACGCAAGTGGAGCCGGCCGTTGCCATGTCGGACTGGCTGTCGACGCAGGAGCCGCCAGCCGGCTTCACCATCGACCGCGAATGCGAGCTCAAGGCTACCGACGAATCGAAGGCGGTGGTGCGCTACGCCAAGCACCCGCTGGACATCGACGAGGTGCGCCAGCACATCGCGGATGGCAAGCGCCCCACGCGACTGGCCATGACCTGGGACGACCGCGTGTCCTTCGAGCTGACCGAGGGCATGCAGCTGCGCAAGATCGTGTTCATCGAAGGCACGCTGGACGAGACGCCGGGCTCGGCCAAGGAAGACAACTTCGATGCCGACGCCGCCATTGCGACCGGCGAGCTCGGGCAACTGGTGCCGGAGCTGATCGAGGCGCTGGGCGGGGAAATGCAGCTGGGCGCGGCGCCGGTCGATGCGCCGCCGAAGGCCTCGGCGCCTGCTGAGGAATTGGCGGACGAATCGGCGCCGTTCTGA
- a CDS encoding branched-chain amino acid transaminase, translating to MSALPPALDDRDGKIWMDGDLVDWRDAKIHVLSHTLHYGCGAFEGVRAYKTVDGTAIFRLAEHTERLFNSAKILRMKIPFTPEQLNEAQKQVVRANNLESCYLRPLVWIGSEKLGVSPKGNRIHAMVAAWAWGAYLGDEGMKRGIRVKTSSYTRHHVNITMTQAKAVSNYSNSILANMEALDDGYDEALLLDASGFVSEGAGENIFVVKGGVVYTPDLSAGALNGITRNTILHICKDLGIELVQKRITRDEVYIAEEAFFTGTAAEVTPIRELDRIEIGQGSRGPVTEKIQSAFFDIVNGRNPKYAHWLTKV from the coding sequence ATGAGCGCGCTGCCCCCTGCACTGGACGATCGTGACGGAAAGATCTGGATGGACGGTGATCTCGTGGACTGGCGCGACGCCAAGATCCACGTGCTGAGCCACACGCTGCACTACGGCTGCGGCGCTTTCGAGGGGGTCAGGGCCTACAAGACGGTCGACGGCACTGCGATCTTCCGCCTGGCCGAGCATACCGAGCGGCTCTTCAACAGCGCCAAGATCCTGCGCATGAAGATTCCCTTCACACCCGAGCAGCTCAACGAGGCGCAAAAGCAGGTGGTGCGGGCCAACAATCTTGAGAGCTGCTACCTGCGTCCGCTGGTGTGGATCGGCTCCGAGAAGCTGGGCGTGAGTCCCAAGGGCAACCGCATCCACGCGATGGTCGCGGCCTGGGCCTGGGGCGCCTACCTGGGCGACGAAGGCATGAAGCGCGGCATCCGCGTCAAGACCTCGAGCTACACGCGCCATCACGTCAACATCACGATGACGCAGGCCAAGGCGGTGAGCAACTACAGCAACTCCATCCTCGCCAACATGGAAGCACTGGACGACGGCTACGACGAGGCACTGCTGCTCGACGCGTCCGGCTTCGTGAGCGAGGGCGCCGGCGAGAACATCTTCGTGGTCAAGGGCGGCGTGGTCTACACGCCCGACCTGTCGGCTGGCGCGCTGAACGGCATCACGCGAAACACCATCCTCCACATCTGCAAGGACCTCGGCATCGAGCTGGTGCAGAAGCGCATCACGCGCGACGAGGTCTACATCGCCGAGGAAGCCTTCTTCACCGGCACGGCGGCCGAGGTCACACCGATCCGTGAGCTCGATCGCATCGAGATCGGCCAGGGGTCGCGCGGGCCCGTCACCGAGAAGATCCAGAGCGCCTTCTTCGACATCGTGAACGGCCGCAATCCCAAGTACGCCCACTGGCTCACCAAGGTCTGA
- a CDS encoding zinc-finger domain-containing protein — translation MSANAVIELSGQDLNHQGGVFCPNPKADMKLWSAHPKIYLDVARTGEAKCPYCGTVYRLKAGEAVAHRH, via the coding sequence ATGAGTGCCAATGCCGTGATCGAACTGTCGGGCCAGGACCTGAACCACCAGGGCGGGGTGTTCTGCCCCAATCCGAAGGCCGACATGAAGCTGTGGAGCGCGCACCCCAAGATCTACCTGGACGTGGCGCGTACCGGCGAGGCCAAGTGCCCTTACTGCGGCACGGTCTACCGGCTCAAAGCGGGCGAGGCGGTGGCGCATCGCCACTGA
- a CDS encoding O-antigen ligase family protein, whose product MQRSQLVRPAAMFWGLTVFMPVGVPYLAALLMLAALLVAGNWRERERRLRANPMWWPIVAYVVWTLVILALRPWYPQTPSNLTHGLRIAATLLMALALTREEAIWALRGFLVMALFNILLIAAFWSAIALKIYFPVLEPWRGVIFLVGNKSISNALLFTILGATAAVFGLQALSEHRPLRAVAAFVVMLAVIVVITFSLPSRTSLLALLLVIPAACVHQWRRQLKVLALVLIAVGAIAAVGLWNSPAVQQKFELGVQELEAAQGGAVSEGSWVVRYYMYRDTGRMILDRPLTGWGIGGWTEQWHLRGPKLLADYNMPHNDLLWMGSQAGIPGALTLLAILLTGVWVSWRRDDLYGRYAFAAQLIALIATNANSALRDAQIGLSLLWVSTIYLRLAQAPGDSWRGLLPRRRAAPVVSGDAPPPRPL is encoded by the coding sequence ATGCAGAGATCGCAACTCGTCCGCCCCGCGGCCATGTTCTGGGGGCTGACAGTGTTCATGCCGGTCGGCGTTCCTTACCTGGCAGCCTTGCTGATGCTTGCCGCCCTGCTCGTGGCCGGCAACTGGCGCGAGCGCGAGCGACGGCTGCGTGCCAACCCGATGTGGTGGCCGATCGTGGCCTACGTGGTGTGGACGCTGGTGATACTGGCGCTGCGCCCCTGGTATCCGCAGACGCCGTCGAACCTCACCCACGGCCTGCGCATCGCGGCCACGCTGCTGATGGCGCTGGCCCTCACCCGCGAGGAGGCGATCTGGGCGCTGCGGGGCTTCCTCGTCATGGCGCTCTTCAACATCCTCCTGATCGCGGCGTTCTGGTCGGCGATCGCCCTGAAGATCTATTTCCCGGTGCTGGAGCCCTGGCGCGGCGTGATCTTCCTGGTCGGCAACAAGTCCATCAGCAACGCGCTGCTCTTCACGATCCTGGGCGCGACCGCGGCCGTGTTCGGCCTGCAGGCGCTCTCGGAGCACCGGCCGCTGCGCGCGGTGGCGGCCTTCGTGGTCATGTTGGCGGTCATCGTGGTCATCACCTTCAGCCTGCCCTCGCGCACCTCGCTGCTGGCGCTGCTGCTGGTGATTCCGGCGGCCTGTGTGCACCAGTGGCGGCGGCAGCTCAAGGTGCTGGCGCTGGTGCTGATCGCCGTCGGTGCGATCGCAGCCGTGGGCCTGTGGAATTCACCGGCGGTGCAGCAGAAGTTCGAGCTCGGCGTGCAGGAACTCGAGGCCGCGCAGGGCGGCGCCGTGTCCGAGGGCAGCTGGGTGGTGCGCTACTACATGTACCGCGACACCGGCCGCATGATCCTCGACCGGCCCCTCACCGGCTGGGGCATCGGCGGCTGGACCGAGCAATGGCACCTGCGCGGGCCCAAGCTGCTCGCCGACTACAACATGCCGCACAACGACCTTCTGTGGATGGGCTCGCAAGCCGGCATTCCGGGCGCTCTGACCTTGCTGGCAATCCTGCTGACGGGTGTCTGGGTGTCCTGGCGGCGCGACGACCTGTACGGCCGCTACGCTTTCGCCGCGCAGCTGATCGCGCTGATCGCGACCAACGCGAACTCGGCCCTGCGCGATGCGCAGATCGGGCTCAGCCTGCTCTGGGTGTCGACGATCTACCTGAGGCTGGCCCAGGCTCCGGGGGATTCATGGCGCGGGCTGTTGCCCCGCCGCCGGGCGGCGCCCGTCGTCAGTGGCGATGCGCCACCGCCTCGCCCGCTTTGA
- a CDS encoding ATP-binding protein, with the protein MLLNLYRRHLYVRIWLAVVGGVVILTLCANWIVREAAENERERLSAVPREVVVLDAKDRAIGSGSAVRVPGQGLEFEVMLEDGRAMSLRVAPRARPTGSTGLAAWRTPFGLGWMVALVGMAVALGVYPIVRRLTKRLEALQRGVQRWGEGDLSTRVAEEGQDEVADLSNRFNAAAARIEELVRSHKSLLANASHELRSPLARIRMGLELMSDRPSPTARDEIARNIAELDQLIDEILLSSRLDAKEADMGTVEIVDLTGLAAEECARVDAELDVAEDASSDALTVRGVPRLLRRAIRNLLENARRYGAGEISVELGSRYGAAEIRVNDRGPGVPAALRDRIFEPFYRLPGASERNGGVGLGLALVKSITERHGGSVRCEERPGGGASFVIALPN; encoded by the coding sequence ATGTTGCTCAATCTGTACAGGCGCCATCTCTACGTCCGCATCTGGCTGGCGGTGGTGGGCGGCGTCGTCATCCTCACCCTGTGCGCCAACTGGATCGTGCGCGAAGCCGCCGAGAACGAGCGCGAGCGCCTCTCTGCCGTGCCGCGCGAGGTGGTGGTGCTCGACGCCAAGGACCGGGCTATCGGCAGTGGCAGCGCGGTGCGCGTTCCGGGCCAAGGACTGGAGTTCGAGGTGATGCTCGAGGACGGCCGCGCGATGTCGCTGCGCGTTGCGCCGCGCGCCCGGCCCACGGGCAGCACCGGCCTCGCGGCCTGGCGGACGCCTTTCGGCCTGGGCTGGATGGTCGCGTTGGTGGGCATGGCGGTGGCGCTGGGTGTCTACCCCATCGTGCGCCGCCTCACCAAGCGGCTCGAAGCGCTGCAGCGCGGCGTGCAGCGCTGGGGCGAAGGCGACCTGTCCACGCGCGTGGCCGAAGAGGGGCAGGACGAGGTGGCCGACCTCTCCAATCGCTTCAATGCCGCCGCGGCGCGCATCGAGGAGCTGGTGCGTTCGCACAAGTCGCTGCTCGCCAATGCCTCGCACGAGCTGCGCTCGCCCCTGGCGCGCATTCGCATGGGCCTTGAGCTCATGAGCGACCGGCCGAGCCCGACCGCACGCGACGAGATCGCGCGCAACATCGCCGAGCTCGATCAGCTGATCGACGAGATCCTGCTGTCCAGCCGGCTGGATGCCAAGGAAGCCGACATGGGCACGGTCGAGATCGTGGACCTCACCGGCCTGGCCGCCGAGGAGTGTGCGCGTGTCGACGCCGAGCTCGACGTGGCCGAGGACGCCAGCAGCGACGCCCTCACGGTACGCGGCGTGCCGCGCCTCCTTCGCCGCGCCATCCGCAACCTGCTCGAGAACGCGCGCCGCTACGGCGCCGGTGAGATCAGCGTGGAGCTCGGCAGCCGGTACGGCGCGGCGGAAATCCGCGTCAACGATCGCGGCCCGGGCGTCCCGGCCGCGCTACGCGATCGCATCTTCGAGCCCTTCTACCGGCTGCCGGGCGCCAGCGAGCGCAACGGCGGCGTGGGCCTCGGCCTCGCACTGGTGAAGTCGATCACCGAGCGCCACGGCGGCAGCGTGCGCTGCGAGGAGCGGCCCGGCGGCGGTGCGAGCTTCGTGATTGCACTTCCGAACTAG
- a CDS encoding response regulator transcription factor, translating to MSTPQLLMIEDDARLAQMVGEYLTQSGFGFHHALDGASGLETLQQRSPDLVILDLMLPDLDGLEVCRRIRALPNSALAKVSVLMLTAKGDPMDRIIGLEIGADDYLPKPFEPRELLARIRAVLRRRSEGGSEATPAAVMRFGTLEIDRNARSVAVGGAMADLTSYQFDLLVAMAERAGRVLTRDQIMEAVRGRELEAFDRSIDVHMGRIRAAIEADAKNPKRILTVRGVGYVFAKQQD from the coding sequence ATGAGCACACCCCAACTCCTGATGATCGAAGACGACGCCCGCCTGGCTCAGATGGTCGGGGAGTACCTGACGCAGTCAGGCTTCGGCTTCCACCATGCACTCGATGGCGCCAGCGGGCTCGAGACGCTGCAGCAGCGCTCGCCCGACCTCGTCATCCTCGACCTGATGCTGCCGGACCTCGACGGTCTCGAGGTCTGCCGACGTATCCGTGCCCTGCCCAACAGCGCGCTCGCCAAGGTGTCGGTGCTGATGCTCACCGCCAAGGGCGACCCGATGGACCGCATCATCGGCCTGGAGATCGGCGCCGACGACTACCTGCCCAAGCCCTTCGAGCCGCGCGAGCTGCTGGCGCGCATCCGTGCGGTACTGCGCCGGCGCAGCGAAGGCGGCAGCGAGGCGACGCCCGCTGCCGTGATGCGCTTCGGCACGCTGGAGATCGACCGCAACGCCCGCAGCGTGGCGGTGGGCGGCGCGATGGCCGACCTGACCTCCTACCAGTTCGACCTGCTGGTCGCCATGGCCGAACGCGCAGGCCGCGTGCTCACGCGCGACCAGATCATGGAAGCCGTCCGCGGCCGCGAGCTGGAAGCCTTCGATCGCTCGATCGACGTGCACATGGGCCGCATCCGCGCAGCCATCGAAGCCGATGCCAAGAACCCCAAGCGCATCCTGACCGTGCGGGGCGTGGGCTACGTGTTCGCCAAGCAGCAGGACTGA